The Citrifermentans bemidjiense Bem genome window below encodes:
- a CDS encoding DUF4124 domain-containing protein has translation MRHLVISTLLLAFLTPALAPAASYQWRDDQGVTHFTDDADRVPEKYLNRAREIQSVAGEKKTASPTPPAIKGEGAPAAAPAPTSPEGDHASAELNKLREDLAAKQAELARLRRKWQLAKGRNPSQKEIKEFEKKRADGKATFEDNPYVNRSPLSSPIPARIAYLRKLEEVQKDEERIRQLEQQLKAQGK, from the coding sequence ATGCGACATCTCGTGATTAGTACCCTGCTTCTCGCATTTTTGACGCCGGCCCTCGCCCCTGCTGCGAGTTACCAGTGGCGCGACGACCAGGGCGTGACCCATTTCACCGACGATGCCGACCGCGTGCCGGAGAAGTACCTGAATCGGGCGAGGGAGATTCAATCGGTCGCCGGGGAAAAGAAAACTGCCTCCCCGACACCACCCGCAATTAAAGGGGAGGGTGCTCCCGCGGCAGCGCCCGCGCCCACATCTCCTGAGGGGGATCACGCGAGCGCGGAGTTGAACAAGCTCAGAGAGGACCTGGCGGCGAAGCAGGCCGAACTGGCCCGCCTGCGTCGCAAGTGGCAACTGGCCAAGGGGCGCAACCCTTCTCAGAAAGAGATAAAGGAATTCGAGAAGAAGCGAGCCGATGGTAAAGCGACCTTCGAGGACAACCCCTACGTCAACAGATCGCCGCTCTCGTCCCCCATTCCCGCCCGCATCGCTTACTTGAGGAAACTGGAAGAGGTGCAAAAGGACGAGGAGCGGATCCGGCAACTGGAGCAGCAACTTAAGGCGCAGGGAAAGTAA
- a CDS encoding DUF6290 family protein has product MRKKKKENVRYHVVSVRVTHEDRETLEHLSKQTNMKVSDLMREALLAVPAKDPS; this is encoded by the coding sequence ATGAGAAAGAAGAAGAAGGAGAACGTACGCTACCATGTGGTCTCGGTACGGGTAACCCATGAAGACCGCGAGACCCTGGAACACCTGTCGAAACAGACCAACATGAAGGTCTCGGACCTGATGCGGGAGGCGCTATTGGCGGTCCCCGCGAAGGATCCTTCCTGA